One window from the genome of Saccharomyces mikatae IFO 1815 strain IFO1815 genome assembly, chromosome: 4 encodes:
- the RPL35A gene encoding 60S ribosomal protein uL29 (similar to Saccharomyces cerevisiae RPL35A (YDL191W) and RPL35B (YDL136W); ancestral locus Anc_7.306), with the protein MAGVKAYELRTKSKEQLASQLVDLKKELAELKVQKLSRPSLPKIKTVRKSIACVLTVINEQQREAVRQLYKGKKYQPKDLRAKKTRALRRALTKFEASQVTEKQRKKQIAFPQRKYAIKA; encoded by the exons ATG GCCGGTGTTAAAGCTTACGAACTAAGAACCAAGTCCAAGGAACAATTGGCTTCCCAATTGgttgatttgaagaaggaaTTGGCTGAATTGAAGGTCCAAAAGTTGTCCAGACCTTCTTTGCCAAAGATCAAGACTGTCAGAAAGAGTATCGCTTGTGTCTTGACCGTCATCAACGAACAACAAAGAGAAGCTGTCAGACAATTATACAAGGGTAAGAAATACCAACCAAAGGATTTGAGAGCCAAGAAGACCAGAGCTTTGAGAAGAGCTTTGACCAAATTCGAAGCTTCCCAAGTTActgaaaaacaaagaaagaagcaaATCGCCTTCCCACAAAGAAAGTACGCTATTAAGGCTTAA
- the NUS1 gene encoding ditrans,polycis-polyprenyl diphosphate synthase (similar to Saccharomyces cerevisiae NUS1 (YDL193W); ancestral locus Anc_7.308), with amino-acid sequence MIKKDDKTVEPPNEKPHRRIERNDIPESSNHIPPPESSVLKGGKVNSKTRALKAVTSILADADEKPQKRSNDEGDGTKKQRSEYWGKGIGKFEYIFYKFLLVMLYSCFGLFRYGQYQYHKMKLRIFSIIYNHAYTPQLIRQDVVSLKKIPKRLAAILEVKPVGDVGGGVTGLLNDASEIVCWTVSAGIKHLMLYDYDGILQRNVPELRIEIQSNLAKYFGPAHVPNYAVKIPHSDKIFYNLDGIETETDVGNEVDVNDERDKIAIEISLLSNRDGRETIVDLTKTMAELCAVNELNVSDITMDLVDSELKQLVGPEPDLLLYFGPSLDLQGFPPWHIRLTEFYWEKDNNEVIYSVFIRGLRQYSGCKVNVGK; translated from the coding sequence ATGatcaaaaaagatgataaaacAGTGGAGCCCCCTAATGAAAAACCACACAGGAGGATCGAGAGAAATGATATTCCAGAATCTTCCAATCACATCCCTCCTCCAGAATCTAGCGTCTTAAAAGGCGGTAAGGTGAATTCAAAAACCAGAGCTTTAAAGGCCGTTACCAGTATCCTAGCAGACGCCGATGAGAAACCTCAAAAAAGGTCGAATGATGAGGGAGATGGAACCAAGAAGCAGAGGTCTGAATATTGGGGCAAGGGAATAGGTAAATTTGAATACATTTTTTACAAATTTTTGCTTGTGATGCTGTACAGCTGCTTTGGGCTATTTCGATACGGccaatatcaatatcataAGATGAAATTAAGGATATTCAGTATTATCTACAATCATGCATACACGCCACAATTGATTAGACAGGACGTTGTTtctctgaaaaaaattccaaaaagGTTAGCCGCTATCTTGGAAGTCAAACCTGTCGGCGATGTAGGCGGCGGTGTTACAGGTTTATTAAATGACGCGAGTGAAATCGTTTGTTGGACTGTGTCAGCCGGTATAAAGCATTTAATGTTGTATGATTACGACGGTATATTACAAAGAAATGTCCCGGAGCTCAGAATAGAAATTCAGTCTAACCTGGCTAAATATTTTGGGCCAGCTCATGTCCCAAATTACGCTGTTAAAATACCTCATTCGGACAAGATATTTTATAACCTGGACGGAATTGAAACAGAAACTGATGTTGGAAATGAAGTAGACGTTAACGACGAAAGGGACAAAATTGCGATCGAAATCTCTTTACTGTCTAACAGAGACGGTAGAGAGACAATTGTCGACCTAACTAAAACTATGGCTGAGTTGTGTGCAGTCAATGAATTGAACGTTTCTGACATCACAATGGACTTAGTTGATTCAGAATTGAAGCAGTTAGTGGGACCCGAACCAGATTTATTGTTATACTTCGGGCCTTCCCTGGATCTACAAGGGTTCCCACCTTGGCATATCAGATTGACTGAATTTTATTGGGAAAAAGATAACAACGAAGTTATATACTCGGTATTCATTCGCGGCCTAAGACAGTACTCAGGATGTAAAGTGAATGTCGGTAAGTGA
- the SNF3 gene encoding glucose sensor (similar to Saccharomyces cerevisiae SNF3 (YDL194W) and RGT2 (YDL138W); ancestral locus Anc_7.309), with product MDPNSNSSSETLRQEKQGFLDKALQRVKGIALRRNDSSKDPKTDDAPSSIQTPTGFQPQDFDRRSNISSEFTDDNCTMDDNSILFSEPSQKQSMMMSIYVGVFVAVGGFLFGYDTGLINSITSMNYVKSHVAPNHDSFTAQQMSILVSFLSLGTFFGALTAPFISDSYGRKPTIIFSTLVIFSIGNSLQVGAGGITLLIVGRVISGIGIGAISAVVPLYQAEATHKSLRGAIISTYQWAITWGLLVSSAVSQGTHSRNDASSYRIPIGLQYVWSSFLAVGMFFLPESPRYYVLKDNLDEAAKSLSFLRGVPVHDSGLLEELVEIKATYDYEASFGSSNFIDCFISSKSRPKQTLRMFTGIALQAFQQFSGINFIFYYGVNFFNKTGVSNSYLVSFITYAVNVVFNVPGLFFVEFFGRRKVLVFGGVIMTIANFIVAIVGCSLKTVAAAKVMIAFICLFIASFSATWGGVVWVISAELYPLGVRSKCTAICAAANWLVNFICALITPYIVDTGSHTSSLGAKIFFIWGSLNAMGVIVVYLTVYETKGLTLEEIDELYIKSSTGVISPKFNKIIRERALKFQYDPLQRLEDGKNAFVAKRSSDDQTSGNDFQNTTAGEVNHSLNREQLRSVSEYGNMTNSTELPQILNESSISTTPISPLQGIPVPQVAESVDIQTKYVDLGNGLGLATYNRGPPSLSSDSTENYTEDEICGPSSKGDQSNRSTMNDINDYMARLIHSNSTTSNTTEKFSGNQSTVHDHNASSHSDTTEENSNLMDLGNGLALNAYKRGPPSILTSSSDEEDGDEASDDMNEFQDLVRMKERMAQFAQSYIDKKCDLVSETPSCVLSTSFSVLAHPNENDNESLQSSEENSTKHSVNDNDDLK from the coding sequence ATGGATCCTAACAGTAACAGTTCTAGTGAAACATTGCGCCAAGAGAAGCAAGGTTTCCTAGACAAAGCTCTTCAGAGGGTGAAGGGTATAGCCCTGCGACGAAACGATAGCAGTAAAGATCCCAAAACAGATGACGCACCAAGTAGCATACAAACTCCAACTGGCTTTCAACCGCAGGATTTTGACAGACGGTCTAATATATCATCTGAGTTTACGGACGACAATTGCACCATGGACGATAACtcgattttattttcagaGCCTTCACAGAAACAATCAATGATGATGTCCATATATGTAGGTGTATTCGTTGCTGTTGGTGGATTTTTATTTGGCTATGATACAGGTCTGATTAATAGTATAACATCCATGAACTACGTGAAGTCGCATGTAGCACCAAATCACGATTCTTTTACCGCTCAACAGATGTCCATCTTGGTGTCGTTTTTATCGTTAGGAACTTTTTTTGGAGCTTTGACAGCCCCTTTTATATCTGACTCGTATGGTAGAAAGCctactattatttttagtACACTTGTTATCTTCTCGATCGGAAATTCTTTACAAGTGGGAGCTGGAGGAATCACATTGTTAATTGTGGGAAGAGTCATTTCAGGCATTGGTATAGGCGCAATTTCAGCCGTTGTGCCACTATACCAAGCAGAAGCTACACACAAATCATTAAGAGGTGCTATTATTTCTACTTACCAATGGGCTATCACCTGGGGTTTGTTAGTGTCAAGTGCAGTGTCCCAGGGGACACATTCAAGAAACGATGCATCCTCATATCGGATACCAATTGGATTGCAATATGTTTGGTCGTCTTTTCTCGCTGTAGGGATGTTTTTTCTACCTGAAAGTCCGCGTTATTACGTTCTAAAGGACAACTTAGACGAAGCAGCTAAGTCCTTATCGTTTCTAAGGGGTGTACCAGTTCACGATTCTGGGTTACTTGAAGAATTAGTTGAAATAAAAGCAACTTATGATTATGAGGCGTCTTTTGGTTCTTCTAATTTCATAGATTGCTTCATTTCAAGTAAAAGCAGGCCAAAGCAAACCTTAAGAATGTTTACCGGAATTGCTCTTCAGGcatttcaacaattttcaggtattaatttcatattttaCTATGGtgtcaatttctttaacaAAACAGGAGTCAGCAATAGTTATTTGGTTTCATTCATAACGTACGCTGTTAATGTTGTCTTCAATGTTCCtggtttattttttgtgGAATTTTTTGGTAGACGTAAAGTTCTAGTTTTCGGGGGTGTTATCATGACTATAGCTAATTTTATTGTAGCCATCGTTGGTTGTTCATTGAAAACTGTAGCTGCCGCTAAAGTTATGATTGCGTTTATATGTCTATTCATTGCTTCCTTTTCGGCCACATGGGGCGGTGTTGTTTGGGTTATTTCAGCAGAATTGTACCCACTGGGTGTAAGATCCAAGTGCACAGCTATATGTGCTGCAGCAAACTGGCTCGTAAACTTTATTTGTGCTTTAATTACCCCTTATATTGTAGACACAGGCTCTCACACATCATCATTAGGTgcaaaaatattcttcatttggGGCTCCTTGAATGCAATGGGAGTTATAGTTGTTTACTTGACCGTTTATGAGACGAAAGGTCTAACattagaagaaattgatgaattatATATCAAATCTTCTACTGGAGTAATTTCGCCGAAGTTCAATAAGATCATTAGAGAACGCGCTTTGAAGTTCCAATATGACCCCCTGCAAAGATTGGAAGACGGTAAGAATGCCTTTGTTGCTAAACGAAGTTCTGATGATCAAACATCAGGAAatgattttcaaaatacGACAGCAGGCGAGGTGAATCATAGCCTCAATCGAGAACAATTGCGCTCTGTTTCTGAATATGGCAATATGACTAATAGTACAGAACTACCTCAGATTCTCAATGAAAGTAGTATCTCAACAACTCCCATAAGTCCTTTGCAAGGTATTCCAGTTCCACAGGTAGCTGAATCTGTTGACATTCAAACCAAGTACGTGGATTTAGGAAATGGTTTAGGTCTCGCTACATATAATAGAGGGCCTCCCTCACTATCAAGTGATTCTACCGAGAATTAtactgaagatgaaatatgCGGGCCTTCATCTAAAGGCGATCAAAGCAATAGAAGTACTATGAATGATATCAATGACTACATGGCACGCTTAATTCACAGTAATTCTACCACAAGCAATACAACGGAAAAGTTCTCTGGTAATCAAAGTACGGTACATGACCATAACGCCTCCTCTCATTCGGACACTACTGAAGAGAATAGCAATTTGATGGATTTAGGAAATGGGCTTGCTCTGAATGCCTATAAGAGAGGTCCACCTTCTATTCTAACGTCTTCTAGTGACGAGGAAGACGGTGACGAGGCATCCGACGACATGAATGAATTTCAAGACTTGGTTCGTATGAAAGAACGCATGGCGCAGTTTGCCCAGAGCTATATTGACAAGAAATGCGATCTAGTATCCGAAACTCCCTCCTGTGTTTTGAGCACTTCTTTCTCTGTGTTAGCTCATcctaatgaaaatgataatgaaagtCTCCAATCGAGTGAAGAAAACTCGACTAAGCATTCTGtaaatgataatgatgatctGAAATAA
- the UFD2 gene encoding ubiquitin-ubiquitin ligase UFD2 (similar to Saccharomyces cerevisiae UFD2 (YDL190C); ancestral locus Anc_7.305): protein MTAIEDILQITSDPSDPRGYYLLKSEEVTQGSTLGVDFIDTLLLYQLTENQELDKPFEYLNDCFRRNQQQKRITKNKPNADSLYATFQEIDRLVIGYGVVALQIENFCMNGTFMNYVIEIVSNVNSYTDFLSQIIQRAILEGTALDLLNAVFPTLLEYCNQKINNFDLNESVIYNNVLTIFEIFVTFKPIAEIFTKIEGFFASYNCKPQFFEKQTILGPILSLSPIDATVAIRNYGDNLLRSKQQTAMIHESLQAEHKVLIDRLFFIVDKLVRGSLDSRTDMISYFAHIANKNHLRRADHPPFKELSSNGFMSNITLLLVRFSQPFLDISYKKIDKIDANYFNNPSLFIDLSGETRLNSDFKEADAFYDKNRKTADSKPNFISDCFFLTLTYLHYGLGGTLSFEEKMGSEIKALKEEIEKVKKIAASHDVFARFVTVQLSKMEKALKTTESLRFALQGFFAHRSLQMEVFDFICGASTFLIRVVDPKHEFPFKQIKLPLIPDQIGVENVDNADFLRAHAPVPFKYYPEFVVEGPINYSLYISKYQTSPIFRNPRLGSFVEFTTMVLRCPELVSNPHLKGKLVQLLSVGAMPLTDNSPGFMMDTFEHNELVNKNLLYALLDFYVIVEKTGSSSQFYDKFNSRYSISIILEELYYKIPSYKKQLIWQSQNNADFFVRFVARMLNDLTFLLDEGLSNLAEVHNIQNELDNRARGAPPTREEEDKELQTRLASASRQAKSSCGLADKSMKLFEIYSKDIPAAFVTPEIVYRLASMLNYNLESLVGPKCGELKVKDPQSYSFHPKDLLKALTTVYINLSEQPEFISAVAKDERSFNRNLFVRAVDILGRKTGLASQEFIEKLLNFANKAEEQRKADEEEDLEYGDVPDEFLDPLMYTIMKDPVTLPTSKMNIDRSTIKAHLLSDSTDPFNRMPLKLDDVKPNEELKQKILCFKKQKKEEAKKNLNK, encoded by the coding sequence ATGACTGCCATCGAAGacattcttcaaatcacCTCTGATCCCTCCGATCCCCGTGGCTACTATCTATTGAAATCTGAGGAGGTTACCCAAGGTTCCACTCTTGGAGTTGATTTTATCGATACGCTATTGTTATATCAACTCACTGAGAATCAAGAACTGGATAAACCCTTTGAATATTTGAATGATTGTTTCCGCCGTAATCAGCAACAAAAGAGAATCACCAAAAACAAGCCAAACGCCGATTCATTATATGCCACCTTCCAAGAAATCGATCGTCTTGTCATTGGCTATGGTGTCGTTGCCTTGcaaatagaaaatttttgtatGAACGGCACATTCATGAATTATGTTATTGAAATCGTCTCGAATGTTAACTCATACACTGATTTCCTTTCCCAAATCATCCAAAGAGCCATACTAGAAGGTACTGCCTTAGATTTGCTTAATGCAGTTTTCCCGACATTATTAGAATACTGcaatcaaaaaatcaacaaTTTTGATCTAAACGAATCTGTGATTTACAATAATGTTCTTAccatctttgaaatatttgttACATTTAAGCCTATTGCGGAAATTTTCACTAAGATAGAAGGGTTTTTTGCAAGCTACAACTGTAAGCCAcagttttttgaaaagcaaACTATATTGGGACCTATATTATCCCTTTCTCCCATAGATGCTACCGTTGCAATCCGTAATTATGGTGATAACCTTTTGCGTTCCAAACAACAGACAGCCATGATCCACGAGTCTTTACAAGCTGAGCACAAAGTTCTCATAGATagactttttttcattgttgataagCTTGTTCGTGGTTCTCTAGACTCAAGAACTGATATGATAAGCTATTTTGCTCATATTGCTAATAAGAATCATTTACGTAGAGCTGATCATCCACCATTCAAAGAACTATCTTCTAATGGATTTATGTCCAATATTACTTTACTATTGGTCAGATTTTCTCAACCGTTCTTAGATATAtcatataaaaaaatcgacAAGATAGATGCGAATTATTTCAATAACCCAAGTTTGTTTATTGATCTATCAGGAGAAACACGCTTAAATTCTGATTTTAAGGAGGCGGATGCATTTTATGacaaaaatagaaaaactGCTGATTCTAAGCCTAACTTTATATCtgattgttttttcttaacACTAACCTATTTACATTATGGTCTCGGAGGCACACTGtcatttgaagagaaaatggGATCTGAAATTAAAGCATTGAAGgaggaaattgaaaaagtaaaaaaaatagctGCAAGCCATGATGTCTTTGCTAGATTTGTGACAGTACAACTATCTAAAATGGAGAAAGCATTAAAAACAACAGAATCATTACGTTTTGCTCTTCAGGGATTCTTTGCCCATAGGTCTCTTCAAATGGAGGTGTTTGATTTCATTTGTGGTGCATCTACGTTTTTGATTCGCGTTGTAGATCCTAAGCACGAATTTCCGtttaaacaaattaaatTACCATTAATCCCAGATCAAATAGGTGTAGAAAATGTAGACAATGCTGATTTTTTGAGAGCTCATGCTCCAGTGCCTTTCAAGTATTACCCAGAATTCGTTGTAGAGGGACCAATCAACTATTCCTTATACATTTCCAAGTACCAAACCTCTCCAATTTTTAGAAATCCACGTCTAGGATCGTTTGTTGAGTTTACAACAATGGTGCTTCGTTGTCCCGAATTGGTTTCCAACCCGCATTTGAAAGGTAAGTTAGTGCAGTTATTAAGTGTTGGTGCTATGCCATTAACTGATAATTCCCCTGGGTTTATGATGGATACATTCGAACACAATGAATTAGTAAACAAGAATCTATTATATGCCCTGCTAGACTTTTATGTTATTGTTGAGAAAACAGGCTCTTCTTCACAATTTTACGATAAATTTAACAGTAGATACAGCATATCGATAATTCTAGAGGAACTTTATTACAAAATACCATCGTATAAAAAACAATTAATTTGGCAATCTCAAAACAATGCTGACTTCTTCGTGAGGTTCGTGGCTCGTATGTTGAATGACTTGACCTTTCTGTTAGATGAAGGCTTGAGTAATTTAGCAGAAGTTCATAATATTCAAAACGAACTGGATAATCGTGCAAGAGGAGCACCACCAACAAGAGAGGAAGAGGACAAAGAGTTACAAACGAGATTAGCGTCTGCTTCCAGGCAAGCTAAGTCATCGTGTGGATTGGCTGACAAATCAATGAAGCTGTTCGAAATTTATTCGAAGGATATACCAGCAGCATTTGTCACACCAGAAATCGTATATAGACTGGCCAGTATGCTAAACTATAATTTAGAGTCACTAGTTGGTCCTAAATGCGGGGAGTTGAAGGTGAAAGACCCACAGAGTTATTCGTTCCACCCGAAAGATTTATTAAAGGCTTTAACAACTGTGTACATAAATCTTTCCGAGCAACCGGAGTTCATCAGCGCTGTCGCTAAAGATGAAAGATCTTTTAATAGGAACCTTTTTGTTCGTGCTGTGGATATCCTTGGTAGAAAAACCGGTTTAGCATCTCAAGAATTTATCGAAAAATTACTAAACTTTGCCAATAAAGCAGAAGAACAGAGAAAAGCTGACGAGGAGGAAGACCTCGAGTACGGAGACGTTCCTGATGAGTTTTTAGATCCTTTAATGTACACAATTATGAAAGATCCTGTCACTTTACCCACGTCTAAAATGAATATTGATAGAAGTACTATAAAAGCACATCTTTTAAGTGACTCTACTGACCCATTTAATAGAATGCCCCTAAAACTTGACGACGTGAAGCCCAATGAAGAactaaaacaaaaaatcttATGTTTtaagaaacagaagaaagagGAAGCCAAAAAGAATCTAAATAAGTGA
- the RBS1 gene encoding Rbs1p (similar to Saccharomyces cerevisiae RBS1 (YDL189W); ancestral locus Anc_7.304) produces the protein MTALDSGNWGLTPAMETGLFQKPQDRIFIIELENSIVSFINSNTESFQLRPMNSYYRLLSHQIAEYHNLNHVLARTQDSCVILFKGVNFKKTEGKPLLQELQLSKKPERTAFSNENIEKSNNNKIFRILKRKEVGNERDYKTDGSINLSSNNLATNSDQEQKVETDDKSSTDLEKERIEKERLYEQRKQEIFDKLNKNEDDGKSTNSSSSNDSDNEWSDWLNSDDANTQTSNGSISSQPPFNPYTTTTQSNKPHQQFHDCRRGRGGKRRGTGNYKDTYRVQNRRNKENGGYQSGYPSPYLMYSPSQMGGNSLPSYPMMYNPTGPTPSPASTPMIMGTNAVFMSPYMYNMNTQGSCSFGTPVPMYPSYQYQYQYQYNPQYPNGSYSNTPNYNSNNYTRSSANKYNQAQRKNSSSTEVLKCDDDSNNEEIRSVAVKGTPLTKDTNSTESKFSKLNI, from the coding sequence ATGACAGCGCTAGACTCTGGAAATTGGGGATTGACACCTGCTATGGAAACGGGTTTGTTCCAGAAACCACAGGACCGCATCTTTATAATAGAGTTGGAAAATTCCATAGTATCATTTATCAACTCGAACACGGAATCATTTCAATTGAGACCGATGAATTCATATTATAGACTTTTGTCACATCAAATTGCAGAGTACCACAACTTGAACCATGTTTTAGCCAGAACTCAAGACAGTTGTGTGATCCTTTTCAAAGGTGTGAACTTTAAAAAAACGGAGGGCAAACCTCTATTACAAGAGTTACAGCTAAGTAAAAAACCAGAAAGAACTGCTTTCTCGAATGAGAATATCGAGAAGTCaaacaacaataaaatatttcgAATTTTGAAACGGAAAGAGGTAGGTAACGAGCGTGATTACAAAACGGATGGTAGTATAAATTTATCGAGTAATAATTTAGCAACAAATTCCGACCAGGAACAAAAAGTCGAAACTGATGACAAATCGAGTACTGATTTGGAGAAAGAACgaattgaaaaggaaagacTCTACGAACAGCgcaaacaagaaatttttgacaagcttaacaaaaatgaagacGATGGAAAATCAACCAAcagtagtagtagtaacGATAGTGACAATGAGTGGAGTGATTGGCTGAACAGTGATGACGCTAATACACAAACAAGCAACGGTTCAATCAGCTCCCAACCACCATTCAATCCATACACAACGACAACCCAATCAAACAAGCCCCATCAACAATTTCATGATTGTCGAAGAGGTAGAGgaggaaaaagaagggGTACAGGCAATTACAAAGACACATATCGAGTTCAAAATCGTAGGAACAAGGAAAACGGTGGTTATCAATCGGGATATCCATCGCCTTACCTTATGTATTCTCCTTCCCAAATGGGCGGTAATAGTCTGCCAAGCTACCCTATGATGTACAATCCGACTGGTCCTACTCCCAGTCCTGCGTCCACACCCATGATAATGGGCACGAACGCAGTCTTTATGAGCCCTTATATGTACAACATGAATACACAAGGATCATGTTCTTTTGGTACCCCGGTTCCTATGTACCCATCATAccaatatcaatatcaatatcaatacAACCCCCAATATCCGAACGGATCGTACAGTAATACACCAAACTATAACTCTAACAATTATACAAGGTCCTCAGCAAATAAGTATAACCAAGCtcagagaaaaaattcatcttctaCTGAAGTTTTGAAATGTGACGACGATAGCAACAATGAGGAAATTCGTAGCGTTGCTGTCAAGGGTACGCCGCTAACTAAAGACACCAATTCAACTGAGAGCAAGTTTAGCAAATTAAATATTTAG
- the ARF1 gene encoding Arf family GTPase ARF1 (similar to Saccharomyces cerevisiae ARF2 (YDL137W) and ARF1 (YDL192W); ancestral locus Anc_7.307): MGLFASKLFSNLFGNKEMRILMVGLDGAGKTTVLYKLKLGEVITTIPTIGFNVETVQYKNISFTVWDVGGQDRIRSLWRHYYRNTEGVIFVIDSNDRSRIGEAREVMQRMLNEDELRNAAWLVFANKQDLPEAMSAAEITEKLGLHSIRNRPWFIQATCATSGEGLYEGLEWLSNSLKNST; the protein is encoded by the coding sequence atggGTTTGTTTGCCTCTAAATTGTTCAGTAACCTTTTTGGTAACAAAGAAATGCGTATTCTTATGGTGGGTCTAGACGGTGCCGGTAAGACCACCGTTTTGTACAAGTTGAAATTGGGTGAAGTCATTACTACTATTCCAACGATCGGTTTCAACGTCGAAACTGTCCAATATAAGAACATTTCATTCACTGTCTGGGATGTCGGTGGACAAGACAGAATTAGATCTCTATGGAGACATTACTACAGAAACACCGAAGgtgttatttttgttatcGATTCTAACGATAGATCGCGTATCGGTGAAGCTAGAGAAGTCATGCAAAGAATGTTAAACGAAGACGAATTGAGAAATGCTGCTTGGTTGGTTTTCGCTAACAAGCAAGATTTGCCAGAAGCTATGTCTGCCGCTGAAATCACTGAAAAACTAGGTTTGCATTCTATTAGAAACCGTCCATGGTTTATTCAGGCCACTTGTGCTACCTCCGGTGAAGGTTTGTACGAAGGTTTGGAATGGTTAAGTAacagtttgaaaaactcaACTTAA